Below is a genomic region from Rhododendron vialii isolate Sample 1 chromosome 5a, ASM3025357v1.
AATCAACTCTAGCAACAAGTTGATGGAAAGCCTCCGTGTACTCATCAACACTTCCAACTTGTTTGAGATTATGCAAATTCTTGTAGAGATTTTGCATATAGTTGAAAGGCAAGAATTGTTCATTgagtttcttcttcattttctcccATTCTCTAATCTTTCCCTTTCCTCTTCGTTGCCTAGTTCCTTGCAATTGCTCCCACCAAGCGGAAGCTCTTCCTTTGAGGCGGATAGCCACTAACTTCACCTTCTTCTCCTCGAAGACGTCTCCATAATCAAACACTCTTTCAACCGTATTAATCCAATCAACAAACTCATCCGGATTAAGACTTCCATTGAACTCGGGAAGTTCAATCTTGATGTTCTTCTCCCACCTATAAGGAGAGTGAGTGGAAGGTGGCCTACGCCAATTCGGATCACCAAAAGGATTGTCAAAGTGACTTTGAGAGTCCTCGGACCCTCCACTACCTGCACGCGACACTTGCAAGCCTTGCACCATCACCGTTAGGGTAGCAACTTGTTGTCTCAACTCTTGAATCTCATGGTTTTGGTTGCCAAACTCATTCTCCTCACCATTGTTCACCACAAAGCCTCTACCTCTACCTCCTCTTCTACCTCTAGCCCGATAAGCCATTACAATACCCAAATTCAACTCCAATCAAGTAAATCCACCCCAAATAATGAAAATCCAGTAAACTTAGCCACCAATTTCAACAGAACAACCCCAAAAACACGTAATCACCAATAATCATACTCAAATCGACAACTACGGAGCAATCTAGCAACAACCCagcaaagaaaataaggaaTCGACACTTACCCACCTTAGATCTTGtccaaaatcagcaaaaatcAGTCCGAAAACTCTCAAAACCCACAGATCTGACTTGAAATCACTGTAGCAAGCTCCGAAATCACTGTAGCAGTCTCGAAATCACTGTGCTTGTGCTCGAAATCACTGTAGCAGCTCCGAAATCACTGTAGTAGACTCGGAATCACTGTAGCAGCTCCGAAATGGTCCGAAACAGGCAGATCTGGGTTTGAAACTTCGATTTGAGTTCCGAAATTACAGATTTGAGCTCGAACAAGGCTGGGTCTTGTTCAAACAGGTCCGAACAGTTCCGAAATCACTGTAGCAGCTCCGGAACAGCTCCGAAATGGGTAGATCGAGCTTGAACAGTGCCGAAATGGCTGATTCAAGTTCGAACAGGTCAGATCCTAAGGGTTTTGGGTTCGATTCAGGGCTAAATAGGGTCGAAATCGAAGTATAGGGTGTTGGGTTGGATAGATCTGAGGATTTAGAGTGATTTGGGGGCTCCGGCGAGATTTTCCGGCTCCGTTTTAGGTTTCCGGCGAGATTTCCGGCGAGGTTTAGGTTTCCGGTGAAGTCTCCGGCGAGATGAACGGTGGGGATCGAGCCtagaagctctgataccaaatgatgcaacTAAAGATACCCATagataatgtagagagagaaactcccaaatgggatacaaagagactagctcttgataatatttgttcaaaatgataaaaagttGCCAAAAGAAAGGACTCCAACACCTATATATAGACTCCATacaaaagacataaataccCTTCCTACATACTACATCAGAAAGGAACttgtctttttttgaaaaaagatttttattaaaatcctccggctattcttaagcgaatcaacggtttccggTATTCGTGCGcagaatcaacggactccggctattcaaactcgaatcaacggagtttgACTCGTAGAGGTCGagagtatttctcaaaattattttgaaattcaaaaatgaatgttttcttttatgaaaagagGCTTGATGGTAAATGGTAAAGGATGGGAAAGTCAAGTGTGGCATTCATTTGTGGAGACTTGAATTGGTTTGAGAAATTGTCGTTGTCATTTTGATTGATGTGTGTTTAACGCTACCTCTAGATTGATGTATAAATGGCTAGGCATATCTATAAGACGTATTGAATTCCGTAGTCGTTGTTCGTCGGTTTATTGTGCCTTTTGTACCTTCGATCGTTCATTGAAAATCATTCACtcttattgcatgtttcatcgcatttacatatagcttgagtacaGAAATTTCTACTGGAcaagtgtagctcaacctatcattttcaggtatatCTCAAAGACCTTGACGCGaagtgcatggtgtgcatgcttgatCTCATCTCTTTTGAAAGCCGCCGAGAAGTGATTTCATCgtcttttgtatgatcttttggaaagatgaaattgtaaatttattgaagtcttttaatttcagatattatgtaacctctaaATTTTACTCTTTTAACTAGCTATGGAATTCGGGCCGtggtgccaatgttgtaaatgtTTAAACTTGGGGAACTTGGTTTGTAAATAATCTTTTGAAAATTCTCTTTTgggtataatatatatattgtgcgatgatcatttattgaaatagattatttatttatgttgaaaattgagggcgtgacaatttGCCTTCCGAGTTGCACGTGGTGCAAAGGGTGATCAAATTGGTTCCTTTTCCTAGTACACTCCATTCGGTATTACTGAAAGAGGGAAAAGATGATTTAGGACAGCTTGTTGACCCTTTGGGTTTTGTCTTCAAGCAAGCAAGTTTTGAACATTGTGTGGTGACTTTTCAACATGCTAAGTTGGATAGGTTTTTATGCAGAATggaaattgaaataatttaataaatagcattatctagttttattattttggttataaattatttttaaatattttcgCTTTAAGTGCTATTTATTTTGGcaagttttttttcattttctaataTTCAGATTGAGAATAtctcaaatcttttgattttggtaattattGAGTCAATAAGAGATTCACCGAGATTCAGCTTCttgttttgctgattcctttTCGATCTtagttttttagtataaaataagttgtaTGGTGACATTAAAATGGAGTTGTTtattaattaatgaaaaattgagaattttctCATTATCATGTGTTCAAAGAGGGAGTACATCTAGTTCACACATATTTGTGTTTAtatttcaaagagagaatctttaacataagcaagttcgtgatctcttcttgcaaatagtttcgtaaaaggaggctgcGTTGCATCAGGTTTTGGCACGACTTAGGGGTGTGTCTAATGAGTTACTACGAAGATATTTTGATTCACAAGAGACATGGTAAATGGGTGATCTCATCTCACATAAGTATGGATGCGGTGCATGTACACAAAGAGAAGCTCATATTGAAAATGGGTTATATCATGAGGATGACATGGATCAAGGAAATGTAGCCACATGCCTATTTCGGAGCTGCATAATAAATACTTCTATAGTTCTATGTTTTATTCATTTAGTTGTCTTGTGTCTTGTCGTccaacttgaggacaagtttttttttaaaaggggTGTATGATGCAATAGGATTTAAGAGTATTGTTATCTTTTTAGCGTCTATAGTATGTATAGattttgagtctataaataggtgtctTGTGCCCTCATCAGTTAGTTTTTTTGATGAATTGATAAAAGAATATAGAGAGCTTTTGCTCCTTATATCCCATTTTAGAATTTATCTCTCTTATGAATATATcccttgatttggtttgcatcaGCTGCATCTGCAGGCATGTTTCGGTGCTTAATCGATGAGCACATGTGAGAAGGGGTCAGCCATGGCCAGAAATAGTCTAGTTGGGACTTTAATCTGGTTGTTGAAAATACAAATAAGATAAGTAGATGTGCAAGTGTAGTGTACATGTGAGGGCAAAAAGAAAGCAGAGTCGGAGAGAGTGACGTGAAGGGAGCAACCCCGGCGCAAGCCAGACGGTTGACATAGCCTGATACCATAAAATCAGATCGCAAAAACATCAAGTACGTTAATAGCGTCAAAATCGACTTTCATTTGTCACATAAAAATCTCCATAGCTACGAACCGAACGAAACTACAAGGTACGATACGAAATTATTTTCCAGGTTTATACTTGAAAAAAATTGACTGGTTCTTTTTTGCCAATTCCATGAAAACAGCTACATTGGAATTACTACCAGTGGTCAAGCACAAAAGCCGCATGCACGTAAAGTAAAGAACAAAATTACTTCCATAGAAGAGTAAGAAATACATCAAAGCTGAGTTGCTTCCCTCCTGAAGTCCAAACTAAAAGAGAGACATATCTGGGGGAGGTCCATACACGGTCTGCCATGAAAATGGGACAATCCATTTGCCGCCGGCATTACCTGAACAAAGCAATTACCAGAATTAATGTGATTCAAAAAGGAAGGCTGGAATTACTCTAGGGTTAACATTGGAAAGAAAAACAGTTAGAGATGGAAGTAAGATTCTGGATGACAATTCAACTTTCCGTGGACACGGTGTATGAGATTCTACGTTTGTTCACAGGATTATGTATCGTACAAATAGGAAGGGGAcgaggaagaaaaaaatgaaccGCAAACATTTCCAAGTTTGAATATGTGCAAAGAATTCAATGATTTATACGTCGACAAGTAAACAACCTTCTGTCCCGGGATACACGGTATTGCTAGTTGGCAGGAGGGAAATTCATGTTCGCCCATCTAACTTCATTTCACCAATTATTGgtttttccctttccttctgttgttgtttttgagtttgtctgtgttttcacccaaaaaaaaagaaagagaggcaGTAGTAAGAGTTCAAACATACCATGAAAATTATTAGGGTCTATATCCAAAAGTCTGCATGCAGCATCAGCAAGTTGAAAGGCCTCTGATATATTGTCCCCTTCCGAGCAATAGCATAATAAGCAAGTGACCTTCAATCCTTTGGCCTAAGTCAAATTACCCCGAAATATTTCGTaagccaaaaataaaattggtcCACAAATTACAGCATTAACAATAATTTACAAACTTTAAAACAAACCATTATTTTAAAGACAGAAGAAGCTAGAACAAAGAATTTAAAAGAATGACAGATAATATAATCAATGACATAGTTTGGAAACAGGACAGCTGCAGTAGCAATAGTGGTAATGAGTCTAATGACAAAGTAGTAACAAATTGAAGTCATCTCACAACACTTAGTATTACAAACTACGACTCAACTAGTTCAACCAAATATCAATCTGCAGAAAGTCATACTAATACATAACTTTTTCTCTGGAAATCAAGACTAAAGAATTTTGGCGGGAAGCAAAAATACCTACACATGAGAATGACGTAAGTTCCAAAATACATGCACAAATAGAACTTTTTAACAAATTTAACCAAAACAAGCACCAGATAACTGGACATCAGAAATTTTCACGGTTGAATGCAGTGAAATTTCAAGGATACTACcttgaaacaagaaaacattGCGGCAAAAGGTAAACTTGGACAGTAATCTTCTTCCCCCAGTTCATCTTCTGAAGGCATATCATCATCCAGTTCGGCATTTCCTTCAGCTAAGGTGCTAAGATACTTCCACATCCTCTGAGCAGGGTTATACTCCTGAAGTCTTTTCCACCCAAGTCTCTCACAGTCAACATCTGTTCCATTCACACTGGCACTAGAAAGGTAATATATCTGCAAACCACTGAAAACAAAATCACCAAGTAATCAAATAAATGCTGTCAATGGCCTAACAAAGGACCAAGCTGGTTAGTAGGCTCTCACACAGACAAAAAGCTTGAAAATATGATCAAACAATCATCTCTGCAGATTATTGGCATGTCTTATGAGTTTCAGTTTTTTATGTCATTCAGAAGCATGCATTTCAACAAACAATTTCTATCTAAATCAGTTCCCCCTAATAAAGAAAATTTGAGGTCAAGCGTGAAAGGAGAAAGGAGGGAGCCAAAaggtaagaagaagaagggagagagagaattgcatATGTTAAAGTTTGTCATAAGGTCAATCTGGCGTAAACATAAAAGCTAAAGTGGCACACGTAGAGTTTTGCACccagtttttacttttcccTTCTCATTCATCTCCATAAGAATTCACTTATTCCATCGATAACAGGGCCATGACCAGCAGAATACATCCATAGGAGCCTAACGACCCAACCAGAGCTAGTTCAAGttaaataatgacctaaaaagGTCATTCACTGAGAGGTTCCTAGAGTGCTTAGTCGTCCGGGGAGCATGATTGAACAATGATGCATGACTGAAGCTCGGGAAATGAAATATCAAAGTAAACATTGTTATTCTCAATACCTTGACATGTCAATTGTTTGCCAACGTCCAAAATCTAAGCTAGAAAGCAGGACGATGTGCTTCTTTCCGCTAGCAGCGGCAAAATCAGCCACATTCTTTGCAAATTCAATCATCATTCCCTGTTAAGTAGCCACTTAGAACTTTATAGACATTGTAAAGACCTGAAAACACCATCTTGTAAAAGAtggaaacaaacacaaacatgAAAAGGACGCATAACAGGGTGACCATATCTACACCACCATGCAGAAATAGGAAACACAATCACAAAGTAAATCATATGTGTGTTATTGTCTCAGGTGGTTTCCAAGCTAAATAATATGTATATCTATATCAAGATTGTACACATGCACACATTACAAACTGTAAATCAGTTTGGCGCCCTAAATATGGATGATGGTATGATACTGATTGAAGAAACTTATAGTTATcagggaaaaataaattttgattgATGAAACCACTACAAAAATAGGTGCACCCTAAAACCAACTTTCACTCCTCTTTTTCATTTGAGGTCAGCTACAAAGGCTTCCCAAGAATGACCATAATCAGTTCAGTGCACAAGAATATATCACCATGATATGATGGCAACATTTCAGTGCAAAACATCCACAACCACAACTGcgacaaaaaacaaacaaatcaaaatccaaagagtactttttcttttttccgagGACTAGATCATTAATACAAATACAATCCTTCGCGAATTTTCTTTCCATATCGGCTGTAATTCACTAATGACATCCACTGAGCATTTAACTTTCATGGGACTAAGAGAAGATTTGATGACCGGTGCTCTATATGTACTAGAGTACAGGAGAGAGGCAATCAAAGAACAGAGTGTAGAGAGAATTTCTTCGATCATATGAAAATGCTAAAACTTATACACCAATCACCAATGCAACTGCAACGATGGTTGAACAACATCCAACAATCTAGCCGcacaagatgttcaagttccaTCCAGTTCCACTACCATTCTTGTTAAATTTCAGATGCTTCAAATTTTATCAATATTCATATTAGTTTCAGATTATACAATTTCTTTTAACAAGATTTTACCATCTTGACATGCTTTCTTCACAATTAGCAGAACAACGAAAGAACCATAATCATGGAGAACATGGGATTTAAAATTGTTACCTTCACAACTGGGGATCTCTGCTGGATAAGAATCAGCGAATTAGAAGTTGAATCataagctgaaaatgaaaagcaaaaaattaacgCCATGCCTTAAAAAAGATACCGACAACAAAGGAAAGTCCATGCAGCCACTAGAAAATTTCACTATAGCTGATCAGAACAAGAATAGGCACGGTGTATTACTTTTCAACCATCTGAGAACTGCAACTTAAACACTTATTATTACTCTAGAGTATGTGATGTGATTATAGAATCAACAAGCACAGCGCTACTTACTTGAAACCAACAAAGAATACCCATAAAAAACATGTGTAATTCCCACACACTACTGGTATACAAAAGTCATTCCATAGTAGAATTACCATTGACCTGATTTCCTGAATGTCAATTCCATTAGCAATTTATACATTCCATCATTTTTAAGCAAACCAAATATCAGGATCAGCATTACAAAGGAATGATGCCCATTCCCGTGTTATTGCAGTGAACCAAACATTGCCTAAGTGATGCATAGCAACCTCTTTGATCCATTGTTTCATTTAATATGCACATATAGGTGTGTCTTTAGGCAACCTAAGTGTGTCAGCGACTATGAATTCCTCCACAGGCAACCTCTTCCAATACATAAATAAAGACACACtataatacatttcaatagaTGCATACTAGCATTGGacccgttcgatgcacatgacagtagaaaaaaaagttcacattgacGTTTATTTTCGTTCCCCGTGCATGGAACGAGGTGTCAAACGgccgtgccggcccatttaGCTTCATGCCAACCGTGCTTCGGGTCGTGCCTTTTTTACTCGTGATGTGTTTTGTTATGCCCACGTCGACCCATTTAGTTtcgtcggaaaaaaaaaaaaaatttgtgtaacAACTAACAACTTAGTATTTGttgtgccgtgcccgtgcccttTCGCGCATGACTAGAACCATGTCGGACCGTGCCCCGCCCACTTACATGTCGTGCCAGTCTAAGACCACACCGTGCCCGTGCCCGGCCCCTCAAACCGTGTCCGTGACCTACCGGTGCCAGCCCAgtccgtttgacacctctaggcACAATGCTAGTCAAGAAGGAAGAGAGAGCAATTATATGTAGGAATACAAGATAGAAATCGACCTTCAAGAGGGAGAGCAAGGTCGCCCTGAGGAGAGGGCAAGTAAGCGTCATTCCCAACGCAGGGAAGAAGGTTCGGATCATCCAAGTAACCGATTCTCTCTGCTCCCGTCGACGACACCAACAGATCCACCGCTAGCTGTCCCACGTTCCCAATCGATAAACCTGGCTATAATAATAACACACGAAATCAACTACTAGTAGTAATTATAAAAACCCTAGAAGCTACTTTTCGTAATCAAATGCAAAGGCGCAAAACATGAAAGCCCTGACGAGTGACGAGAACGAACCAGAATCAAGGTGGAGCATTCTTCGTGAAGGCTTTTGCCTTCTTCGACTACGAATTCCATTTACGCGAATTGAAAAACGGTGATGTTTTTCTGAAAACGAAAACGATGATGGATGTGTTCGACTTGACTTGAAGAGCAAGAACGATTATGCTCCTTGCTATGTGCTCAGGTCTtccttttcttgatttttttccaaaaagggtAATTTCACTCTCACCCCGTGCCATAATGACAAATTCATCCGTAAATGGATTATTCTAATATCCGCACAAATGGATAGTATAATAGGTAAAAAAGTGTATCAGTATTTGAAAATGgtatattgatatttgtgaaagtgtattaacATCTGTGaaatatgcattgatatccgaacttgtTTGAAATTATATGTATATTATCCTCCTTCGAGTAGGCGGAGATTAGCAAAACCGATGATAAATTactaggaaaatgattttcacactcctcttttAGTCATTCAtactcattttttaaattttttttcacataaattTACATTATTGTCCTTGGATGTATGagacaatattgtaaatttatgtggaaaaaaaagaaagtgtaggTGGCCAAAAAAGTATAAACATTTTCTGATTTTAATGTTATTTTATCGACACCCTATGAGTAATAATTCGACCAAATATGTCATAAAATTAGTCATAAGTGTCTTATATTAACAAATTCACCTTCATTcacagaatgaaaaaaaaatgtcaccTGTCCAAAAAGTAAATTTGttgttttcgaaaaaaaaaatagctttttTGCTAGTAAAAATAACTAATTATTTAAAATTTACCCTTATTATCAAAATAGCTCTTTCGATAGGTAAAAAGaccattttgttttgaaataagTGAGAATTGatagtttattattttgtatcaTCAGAAAAATTAAATTCTTAGATACAAGTCATTTTTAGCTCAATTCATCACGTGTTTTGGGTAGATAATTTATCGATTGGGGGTGTCGGTAAAATGAACATACAAACTACGGaagatttattgttatttctcatGTATTAGAGAATTTTCGTCATTAAGGAAAACCTGTAAAATTTGCCTAAAAAAAATCGTCACTCTCTTCATTCACATGCGCACCTTACCTTACACAATATTGAAGCCCTTAACATAAACTCTAGTGTTTGTGCTTCAAAAGCCCTGATGTTGTGTAAGGTCCAACTTATAGGAAAAAGGCCTGAAATAGGCCCAACACATATTGGTAGAGTGGCTAAGCCCATTCCAAGAGAGTGTAAGTTGGACATgaaaaatcttgtacttggcAAGTCCCAAGTTAGTTTGTGTGTGTAAatttaatactccatccgtcccaatttaagtgtcctCTACGAAAAATTGTGCTATTTaagaattcaaaaatttttggtctaaacttcCAAAATTAACCTTAAAAATTGTGAAGTTGATTATATGTTTTGAAACcacttatatcttttaatatggatatcaaaaaatatgtaatatggatcttatttgatagatctcaattaattttactacaaaaagttttcaaaatcatgaaaaatataataaattgaaaaatattttcaatcttaaaatgaaacaaatataaaaaactgTCAAATTAATTAGGAAGGAAATGTTactttttaggggtaaaattaGAAGTTTGGCATATTTTGATGGTTGTTTTTAGAAAGTGGACACTTAtcttgggacatcccaaaatagagATGTagacacttaaattgggacgaaggAAGTATATAGATTGGTCAACAAAAGTAAGCGATTGCCAAGCATAGGATTTTTTATGTCAATCCCTCCTATGTCACAATTATGTAGTGTTTTACGGAGGCGGTGCTTTAGGAGTGCTGAATAATCAGTCTATATAGTGATGCTATGTTGTGTaccgaaaaaaaattagtaaaaggtCTTGCTCAATGaatagattttcaaattttggaagacGAGATATGTAGATAGGATTTTTCCCACTTTTTCGCCACATGAAAAGGCCTGGAATAGGCCCAAAAGCACATTTGTAGAGCCCATTCTAAAGCCCaataagtctgttgacacagacTTGTTGTACACAGACCCCGCACAGAT
It encodes:
- the LOC131325687 gene encoding uncharacterized protein LOC131325687, which codes for MEFVVEEGKSLHEECSTLILPGLSIGNVGQLAVDLLVSSTGAERIGYLDDPNLLPCVGNDAYLPSPQGDLALPLEAYDSTSNSLILIQQRSPVVKGMMIEFAKNVADFAAASGKKHIVLLSSLDFGRWQTIDMSSGLQIYYLSSASVNGTDVDCERLGWKRLQEYNPAQRMWKYLSTLAEGNAELDDDMPSEDELGEEDYCPSLPFAAMFSCFKAKGLKVTCLLCYCSEGDNISEAFQLADAACRLLDIDPNNFHGNAGGKWIVPFSWQTVYGPPPDMSLF